One window of the Rhipicephalus sanguineus isolate Rsan-2018 chromosome 4, BIME_Rsan_1.4, whole genome shotgun sequence genome contains the following:
- the LOC119390380 gene encoding uncharacterized protein DDB_G0290685 isoform X23, giving the protein MTAIRPWLALLAVAVCISLTCAAPYWRIPSNREDLAKKSQPTNLHERLDADDASGENSDYLPRYESRQSVSSENNQKDGNDSVENRSLDEENSQEGLASGSGSQEESESEEGDGSDEEDSQEGSTSGSGSQEESESEEGDGSDEEDSQEGSTSGSGSQEESESEEGDGSDEEDSQEGSTSGSGSQEESESEEGDGSDEEDSQEGSTSGSGSQEESESEEGDGSDEEDSQERSTSGSGSQEESESEEGNGSDEEDSQEGSTSGSGSQEESESEEGDGSDEEDSQEGSTSGSGSQEESESEEGDDSDEEDSQEGSTSGSESQEESESEEGDGSDEEDSQEGSTSGSGSQEESESEEGDGSDEEDSQEGSTSGSGSQEESESEEGDGSDEEDSQEGSTSGSGSQEESESEEGDGSDEEDSQEGSTSGSGSQEESESEEGDDSDEEDSQEGSTSGSGSQEESESEEGDGSDEEDSQEGSTSGSGSQEESESEEGDGSDEEDSQEGSTSGSGSQEESESEEGDGSDEEDSQERSTSGSGSQEESEYEEGDGSDEEDSQEGSTSGSGSQEESESEEGDGSDEDDDSD; this is encoded by the exons CCTTACATGCGCTGCACCATATTGGCGTATACCAAGCAATCGTGAAGACCTGGCGAAGAAGTCGCAGCCAACAAATCtgcatgaaagacttgacgcggATGACGCTTCGGGCGAAAACAGTGATTACTTGCCAAGGTATGAAAGCAGACAAAGTGTATCCAGCGAAAACAATCAGAAAGACGGGAATGACTCCGTAGAAAATCGGAGCTTGGATGAGGAAAATAGCCAAGAAGGGTTAGCTAGTGGAAGCGGTTCCCAGGAGGAGAGTGAATCCGAAGAAG GTGATGGCTCGGATGAGGAAGATAGCCAAGAAGGGTCAACTAGTGGTAGCGGTTCCCAGGAGGAGAGTGAATCCGAAGAAGGTGATGGCTCGGATGAGGAAGATAGCCAAGAAGGATCAACTAGTGGTAGCGGTTCCCAGGAGGAGAGTGAATCCGAAGAAG GTGATGGCTCGGATGAGGAAGATAGCCAAGAAGGGTCAACTAGTGGTAGCGGTTCCCAGGAGGAGAGTGAATCCGAAGAAGGTGATGGCTCGGATGAGGAAGATAGCCAAGAAGGGTCAACTAGTGGTAGCGGTTCCCAGGAGGAGAGTGAATCCGAAGAAG GTGATGGCTCGGATGAGGAAGATAGCCAAGAAAGGTCAACTAGTGGTAGTGGTTCCCAGGAGGAGAGTGAATCCGAAGAAGGTAATGGCTCGGATGAGGAAGATAGCCAAGAAGGGTCAACTAGTGGTAGCGGTTCCCAGGAGGAGAGTGAATCCGAAGAAGGTGATGGCTCGGATGAGGAAGATAGCCAAGAAGGATCAACTAGTGGTAGCGGTTCCCAGGAGGAGAGTGAATCCGAAGAAG GTGATGACTCGGATGAGGAAGATAGCCAAGAAGGATCAACTAGTGGTAGCGAATCCCAGGAGGAGAGTGAATCCGAAGAAGGTGATGGCTCGGATGAGGAAGATAGCCAAGAAGG ATCAACTAGTGGTAGCGGTTCCCAGGAGGAGAGTGAATCCGAAGAAGGTGATGGCTCGGATGAGGAAGATAGCCAAGAAGGGTCAACAAGTGGTAGCGGTTCCCAGGAGGAGAGTGAATCCGAAGAAG GTGATGGCTCGGATGAGGAAGATAGCCAAGAAGGGTCAACTAGTGGTAGCGGTTCCCAGGAGGAGAGTGAATCCGAAGAAGGTGATGGCTCGGATGAGGAAGATAGCCAAGAAGGGTCAACTAGTGGTAGCGGTTCCCAGGAGGAGAGTGAATCCGAAGAAGGTGATGACTCGGATGAGGAAGATAGCCAAGAAGGGTCAACTAGTGGTAGCGGTTCCCAGGAGGAGAGTGAATCCGAAGAAGGTGATGGCTCGGATGAGGAAGATAGCCAAGAAGGGTCAACTAGTGGTAGCGGTTCCCAGGAGGAGAGTGAATCCGAAGAAGGTGATGGCTCGGATGAGGAAGATAGCCAAGAAGGGTCAACTAGTGGTAGCGGTTCCCAGGAGGAGAGTGAATCCGAAGAAG GTGATGGCTCGGATGAGGAAGATAGCCAAGAAAGGTCAACTAGTGGTAGCGGTTCCCAGGAGGAGAGTGAATACGAAGAAGGTGATGGCTCGGATGAGGAAGATAGCCAAGAAGGGTCAACTAGTGGCAGCGGTTCCCAGGAGGAGAGTGAATCCGAAGAAGGTGATGGCTCGGATGAGGACGATGACAGTGATTAA
- the LOC119390380 gene encoding uncharacterized protein DDB_G0290685 isoform X28: protein MTAIRPWLALLAVAVCISLTCAAPYWRIPSNREDLAKKSQPTNLHERLDADDASGENSDYLPRYESRQSVSSENNQKDGNDSVENRSLDEENSQEGLASGSGSQEESESEEGDGSDEEDSQEGSTSGSGSQEESESEEGDGSDEEDSQEGSTSGSGSQEESESEEGDGSDEEDSQEGSTSGSGSQEESESEEGDGSDEEDSQEGSTSGSGSQEESESEEGDDSDEEDSQEGSTSGSGSQEESESEEGDGSDEEDSQEGSTSGSGSQEESESEEGDGSDEEDSQEGSTSGSGSQEESESEEGDGSDEEDSQERSTSGSGSQEESESEEGDGSDEEDSQEGSTSGSGSQEESESEEGDGSDEEDSQEGSTSGSGSQEESESEEGDGSDEEDSQEGSTSGSGSQEESESEEGDDSDEEDSQEGSTSGSGSQEESESEEGDGSDEEDSQEGSTSGSGSQEESESEEGDGSDEEDSQEGSTSGSGSQEESESEEGDGSDEEDSQERSTSGSGSQEESEYEEGDGSDEEDSQEGSTSGSGSQEESESEEGDGSDEDDDSD, encoded by the exons CCTTACATGCGCTGCACCATATTGGCGTATACCAAGCAATCGTGAAGACCTGGCGAAGAAGTCGCAGCCAACAAATCtgcatgaaagacttgacgcggATGACGCTTCGGGCGAAAACAGTGATTACTTGCCAAGGTATGAAAGCAGACAAAGTGTATCCAGCGAAAACAATCAGAAAGACGGGAATGACTCCGTAGAAAATCGGAGCTTGGATGAGGAAAATAGCCAAGAAGGGTTAGCTAGTGGAAGCGGTTCCCAGGAGGAGAGTGAATCCGAAGAAG GTGATGGCTCGGATGAGGAAGATAGCCAAGAAGGGTCAACTAGTGGTAGCGGTTCCCAGGAGGAGAGTGAATCCGAAGAAGGTGATGGCTCGGATGAGGAAGATAGCCAAGAAGGATCAACTAGTGGTAGCGGTTCCCAGGAGGAGAGTGAATCCGAAGAAG GTGATGGCTCGGATGAGGAAGATAGCCAAGAAGGGTCAACTAGTGGTAGCGGTTCCCAGGAGGAGAGTGAATCCGAAGAAGGTGATGGCTCGGATGAGGAAGATAGCCAAGAAGGGTCAACTAGTGGTAGCGGTTCCCAGGAGGAGAGTGAATCCGAAGAAG GTGATGACTCGGATGAGGAAGATAGCCAAGAAGGGTCAACTAGTGGTAGCGGTTCCCAGGAGGAGAGTGAATCCGAAGAAG GTGATGGCTCGGATGAGGAAGATAGCCAAGAAGGGTCAACTAGTGGTAGCGGTTCCCAGGAGGAGAGTGAATCCGAAGAAG GTGATGGCTCAGATGAGGAAGATAGCCAGGAAGGGTCAACTAGTGGTAGCGGTTCCCAGGAGGAGAGTGAATCCGAAGAAG GTGATGGCTCGGATGAGGAAGACAGCCAAGAAAGATCAACTAGTGGTAGCGGTTCCCAGGAGGAGAGTGAATCCGAAGAAGGTGATGGCTCGGATGAGGAAGATAGCCAAGAAGGGTCAACAAGTGGTAGCGGTTCCCAGGAGGAGAGTGAATCCGAAGAAG GTGATGGCTCGGATGAGGAAGATAGCCAAGAAGGGTCAACTAGTGGTAGCGGTTCCCAGGAGGAGAGTGAATCCGAAGAAGGTGATGGCTCGGATGAGGAAGATAGCCAAGAAGGGTCAACTAGTGGTAGCGGTTCCCAGGAGGAGAGTGAATCCGAAGAAGGTGATGACTCGGATGAGGAAGATAGCCAAGAAGGGTCAACTAGTGGTAGCGGTTCCCAGGAGGAGAGTGAATCCGAAGAAGGTGATGGCTCGGATGAGGAAGATAGCCAAGAAGGGTCAACTAGTGGTAGCGGTTCCCAGGAGGAGAGTGAATCCGAAGAAGGTGATGGCTCGGATGAGGAAGATAGCCAAGAAGGGTCAACTAGTGGTAGCGGTTCCCAGGAGGAGAGTGAATCCGAAGAAG GTGATGGCTCGGATGAGGAAGATAGCCAAGAAAGGTCAACTAGTGGTAGCGGTTCCCAGGAGGAGAGTGAATACGAAGAAGGTGATGGCTCGGATGAGGAAGATAGCCAAGAAGGGTCAACTAGTGGCAGCGGTTCCCAGGAGGAGAGTGAATCCGAAGAAGGTGATGGCTCGGATGAGGACGATGACAGTGATTAA
- the LOC119390380 gene encoding uncharacterized protein DDB_G0290685 isoform X17 → MTAIRPWLALLAVAVCISLTCAAPYWRIPSNREDLAKKSQPTNLHERLDADDASGENSDYLPRYESRQSVSSENNQKDGNDSVENRSLDEENSQEGLASGSGSQEESESEEGDGSDEEDSQEGSTSGSGSQEESESEEGDGSDEEDSQEGSTSGSGSQEESESEEGDGSDEEDSQEGSTSGSGSQEESESEEGDGSDEEDSQEGSTSGSGSQEESESEEGDGSDEEDSQEGSTSGSGSQEESESEEGDDSDEEDSQEGSTSGSGSQEESESEEGDGSDEEDSQEGSTSGSGSQEESESEEGDGSDEEDSQEGSTSGSGSQEESESEEGDGSDEEDSQERSTSGSGSQEESESEEGDGSDEEDSQEGSTSGSGSQEESESEEGDGSDEEDSQEGSTSGSGSQEESESEEGDGSDEEDSQEGSTSGSGSQEESESEEGDDSDEEDSQEGSTSGSGSQEESESEEGDGSDEEDSQEGSTSGSGSQEESESEEGDGSDEEDSQEGSTSGSGSQEESESEEGDGSDEEDSQERSTSGSGSQEESEYEEGDGSDEEDSQEGSTSGSGSQEESESEEGDGSDEDDDSD, encoded by the exons CCTTACATGCGCTGCACCATATTGGCGTATACCAAGCAATCGTGAAGACCTGGCGAAGAAGTCGCAGCCAACAAATCtgcatgaaagacttgacgcggATGACGCTTCGGGCGAAAACAGTGATTACTTGCCAAGGTATGAAAGCAGACAAAGTGTATCCAGCGAAAACAATCAGAAAGACGGGAATGACTCCGTAGAAAATCGGAGCTTGGATGAGGAAAATAGCCAAGAAGGGTTAGCTAGTGGAAGCGGTTCCCAGGAGGAGAGTGAATCCGAAGAAG GTGATGGCTCGGATGAGGAAGATAGCCAAGAAGGGTCAACTAGTGGTAGCGGTTCCCAGGAGGAGAGTGAATCCGAAGAAGGTGATGGCTCGGATGAGGAAGATAGCCAAGAAGGATCAACTAGTGGTAGCGGTTCCCAGGAGGAGAGTGAATCCGAAGAAG GTGATGGCTCGGATGAGGAAGATAGCCAAGAAGGGTCAACTAGTGGTAGCGGTTCCCAGGAGGAGAGTGAATCCGAAGAAGGTGATGGCTCGGATGAGGAAGATAGCCAAGAAGGGTCAACTAGTGGTAGCGGTTCCCAGGAGGAGAGTGAATCCGAAGAAG GTGATGGCTCGGATGAGGAAGATAGCCAAGAAGGATCAACTAGTGGTAGCGGTTCCCAGGAGGAGAGTGAATCCGAAGAAGGTGATGACTCGGATGAGGAAGATAGCCAAGAAGGGTCAACTAGTGGTAGCGGTTCCCAGGAGGAGAGTGAATCCGAAGAAG GTGATGGCTCGGATGAGGAAGATAGCCAAGAAGGGTCAACTAGTGGTAGCGGTTCCCAGGAGGAGAGTGAATCCGAAGAAG GTGATGGCTCAGATGAGGAAGATAGCCAGGAAGGGTCAACTAGTGGTAGCGGTTCCCAGGAGGAGAGTGAATCCGAAGAAG GTGATGGCTCGGATGAGGAAGACAGCCAAGAAAGATCAACTAGTGGTAGCGGTTCCCAGGAGGAGAGTGAATCCGAAGAAGGTGATGGCTCGGATGAGGAAGATAGCCAAGAAGGGTCAACAAGTGGTAGCGGTTCCCAGGAGGAGAGTGAATCCGAAGAAG GTGATGGCTCGGATGAGGAAGATAGCCAAGAAGGGTCAACTAGTGGTAGCGGTTCCCAGGAGGAGAGTGAATCCGAAGAAGGTGATGGCTCGGATGAGGAAGATAGCCAAGAAGGGTCAACTAGTGGTAGCGGTTCCCAGGAGGAGAGTGAATCCGAAGAAGGTGATGACTCGGATGAGGAAGATAGCCAAGAAGGGTCAACTAGTGGTAGCGGTTCCCAGGAGGAGAGTGAATCCGAAGAAGGTGATGGCTCGGATGAGGAAGATAGCCAAGAAGGGTCAACTAGTGGTAGCGGTTCCCAGGAGGAGAGTGAATCCGAAGAAGGTGATGGCTCGGATGAGGAAGATAGCCAAGAAGGGTCAACTAGTGGTAGCGGTTCCCAGGAGGAGAGTGAATCCGAAGAAG GTGATGGCTCGGATGAGGAAGATAGCCAAGAAAGGTCAACTAGTGGTAGCGGTTCCCAGGAGGAGAGTGAATACGAAGAAGGTGATGGCTCGGATGAGGAAGATAGCCAAGAAGGGTCAACTAGTGGCAGCGGTTCCCAGGAGGAGAGTGAATCCGAAGAAGGTGATGGCTCGGATGAGGACGATGACAGTGATTAA
- the LOC119390380 gene encoding uncharacterized protein DDB_G0290685 isoform X9 produces MTAIRPWLALLAVAVCISLTCAAPYWRIPSNREDLAKKSQPTNLHERLDADDASGENSDYLPRYESRQSVSSENNQKDGNDSVENRSLDEENSQEGLASGSGSQEESESEEGDGSDEEDSQEGSTSGSGSQEESESEEGDGSDEEDSQEGSTSGSGSQEESESEEGDGSDEEDSQEGSTSGSGSQEESESEEGDGSDEEDSQEGSTSGSGSQEESESEEGNGSDEEDSQEGSTSGSGSQEESESEEGDGSDEEDSQEGSTSGSGSQEESESEEGDDSDEEDSQEGSTSGSGSQEESESEEGDGSDEEDSQEGSTSGSGSQEESESEEGDGSDEEDSQEGSTSGSGSQEESESEEGDGSDEEDSQERSTSGSGSQEESESEEGDGSDEEDSQEGSTSGSGSQEESESEEGDGSDEEDSQEGSTSGSGSQEESESEEGDGSDEEDSQEGSTSGSGSQEESESEEGDDSDEEDSQEGSTSGSGSQEESESEEGDGSDEEDSQEGSTSGSGSQEESESEEGDGSDEEDSQEGSTSGSGSQEESESEEGDGSDEEDSQERSTSGSGSQEESEYEEGDGSDEEDSQEGSTSGSGSQEESESEEGDGSDEDDDSD; encoded by the exons CCTTACATGCGCTGCACCATATTGGCGTATACCAAGCAATCGTGAAGACCTGGCGAAGAAGTCGCAGCCAACAAATCtgcatgaaagacttgacgcggATGACGCTTCGGGCGAAAACAGTGATTACTTGCCAAGGTATGAAAGCAGACAAAGTGTATCCAGCGAAAACAATCAGAAAGACGGGAATGACTCCGTAGAAAATCGGAGCTTGGATGAGGAAAATAGCCAAGAAGGGTTAGCTAGTGGAAGCGGTTCCCAGGAGGAGAGTGAATCCGAAGAAG GTGATGGCTCGGATGAGGAAGATAGCCAAGAAGGGTCAACTAGTGGTAGCGGTTCCCAGGAGGAGAGTGAATCCGAAGAAGGTGATGGCTCGGATGAGGAAGATAGCCAAGAAGGATCAACTAGTGGTAGCGGTTCCCAGGAGGAGAGTGAATCCGAAGAAG GTGATGGCTCGGATGAGGAAGATAGCCAAGAAGGGTCAACTAGTGGTAGCGGTTCCCAGGAGGAGAGTGAATCCGAAGAAGGTGATGGCTCGGATGAGGAAGATAGCCAAGAAGGGTCAACTAGTGGTAGCGGTTCCCAGGAGGAGAGTGAATCCGAAGAAG GTAATGGCTCGGATGAGGAAGATAGCCAAGAAGGGTCAACTAGTGGTAGCGGTTCCCAGGAGGAGAGTGAATCCGAAGAAGGTGATGGCTCGGATGAGGAAGATAGCCAAGAAGGATCAACTAGTGGTAGCGGTTCCCAGGAGGAGAGTGAATCCGAAGAAGGTGATGACTCGGATGAGGAAGATAGCCAAGAAGGGTCAACTAGTGGTAGCGGTTCCCAGGAGGAGAGTGAATCCGAAGAAG GTGATGGCTCGGATGAGGAAGATAGCCAAGAAGGGTCAACTAGTGGTAGCGGTTCCCAGGAGGAGAGTGAATCCGAAGAAG GTGATGGCTCAGATGAGGAAGATAGCCAGGAAGGGTCAACTAGTGGTAGCGGTTCCCAGGAGGAGAGTGAATCCGAAGAAG GTGATGGCTCGGATGAGGAAGACAGCCAAGAAAGATCAACTAGTGGTAGCGGTTCCCAGGAGGAGAGTGAATCCGAAGAAGGTGATGGCTCGGATGAGGAAGATAGCCAAGAAGGGTCAACAAGTGGTAGCGGTTCCCAGGAGGAGAGTGAATCCGAAGAAG GTGATGGCTCGGATGAGGAAGATAGCCAAGAAGGGTCAACTAGTGGTAGCGGTTCCCAGGAGGAGAGTGAATCCGAAGAAGGTGATGGCTCGGATGAGGAAGATAGCCAAGAAGGGTCAACTAGTGGTAGCGGTTCCCAGGAGGAGAGTGAATCCGAAGAAGGTGATGACTCGGATGAGGAAGATAGCCAAGAAGGGTCAACTAGTGGTAGCGGTTCCCAGGAGGAGAGTGAATCCGAAGAAGGTGATGGCTCGGATGAGGAAGATAGCCAAGAAGGGTCAACTAGTGGTAGCGGTTCCCAGGAGGAGAGTGAATCCGAAGAAGGTGATGGCTCGGATGAGGAAGATAGCCAAGAAGGGTCAACTAGTGGTAGCGGTTCCCAGGAGGAGAGTGAATCCGAAGAAG GTGATGGCTCGGATGAGGAAGATAGCCAAGAAAGGTCAACTAGTGGTAGCGGTTCCCAGGAGGAGAGTGAATACGAAGAAGGTGATGGCTCGGATGAGGAAGATAGCCAAGAAGGGTCAACTAGTGGCAGCGGTTCCCAGGAGGAGAGTGAATCCGAAGAAGGTGATGGCTCGGATGAGGACGATGACAGTGATTAA
- the LOC119390380 gene encoding uncharacterized protein DDB_G0290685 isoform X6 — MTAIRPWLALLAVAVCISLTCAAPYWRIPSNREDLAKKSQPTNLHERLDADDASGENSDYLPRYESRQSVSSENNQKDGNDSVENRSLDEENSQEGLASGSGSQEESESEEGDGSDEEDSQEGSTSGSGSQEESESEEGDGSDEEDSQEGSTSGSGSQEESESEEGDGSDEEDSQEGSTSGSGSQEESESEEGDGSDEEDSQEGSTSGSGSQEESESEEGDGSDEEDSQERSTSGSGSQEESESEEGNGSDEEDSQEGSTSGSGSQEESESEEGDGSDEEDSQEGSTSGSGSQEESESEEGDDSDEEDSQEGSTSGSGSQEESESEEGDGSDEEDSQEGSTSGSGSQEESESEEGDGSDEEDSQEGSTSGSGSQEESESEEGDGSDEEDSQEGSTSGSGSQEESESEEGDGSDEEDSQEGSTSGSGSQEESESEEGDGSDEEDSQEGSTSGSGSQEESESEEGDDSDEEDSQEGSTSGSGSQEESESEEGDGSDEEDSQEGSTSGSGSQEESESEEGDGSDEEDSQEGSTSGSGSQEESESEEGDGSDEEDSQERSTSGSGSQEESEYEEGDGSDEEDSQEGSTSGSGSQEESESEEGDGSDEDDDSD; from the exons CCTTACATGCGCTGCACCATATTGGCGTATACCAAGCAATCGTGAAGACCTGGCGAAGAAGTCGCAGCCAACAAATCtgcatgaaagacttgacgcggATGACGCTTCGGGCGAAAACAGTGATTACTTGCCAAGGTATGAAAGCAGACAAAGTGTATCCAGCGAAAACAATCAGAAAGACGGGAATGACTCCGTAGAAAATCGGAGCTTGGATGAGGAAAATAGCCAAGAAGGGTTAGCTAGTGGAAGCGGTTCCCAGGAGGAGAGTGAATCCGAAGAAG GTGATGGCTCGGATGAGGAAGATAGCCAAGAAGGGTCAACTAGTGGTAGCGGTTCCCAGGAGGAGAGTGAATCCGAAGAAGGTGATGGCTCGGATGAGGAAGATAGCCAAGAAGGATCAACTAGTGGTAGCGGTTCCCAGGAGGAGAGTGAATCCGAAGAAG GTGATGGCTCGGATGAGGAAGATAGCCAAGAAGGGTCAACTAGTGGTAGCGGTTCCCAGGAGGAGAGTGAATCCGAAGAAGGTGATGGCTCGGATGAGGAAGATAGCCAAGAAGGGTCAACTAGTGGTAGCGGTTCCCAGGAGGAGAGTGAATCCGAAGAAG GTGATGGCTCGGATGAGGAAGATAGCCAAGAAAGGTCAACTAGTGGTAGTGGTTCCCAGGAGGAGAGTGAATCCGAAGAAGGTAATGGCTCGGATGAGGAAGATAGCCAAGAAGGGTCAACTAGTGGTAGCGGTTCCCAGGAGGAGAGTGAATCCGAAGAAGGTGATGGCTCGGATGAGGAAGATAGCCAAGAAGGATCAACTAGTGGTAGCGGTTCCCAGGAGGAGAGTGAATCCGAAGAAGGTGATGACTCGGATGAGGAAGATAGCCAAGAAGGGTCAACTAGTGGTAGCGGTTCCCAGGAGGAGAGTGAATCCGAAGAAG GTGATGGCTCGGATGAGGAAGATAGCCAAGAAGGGTCAACTAGTGGTAGCGGTTCCCAGGAGGAGAGTGAATCCGAAGAAGGTGATGGCTCGGATGAGGAAGATAGCCAAGAAGG ATCAACTAGTGGTAGCGGTTCCCAGGAGGAGAGTGAATCCGAAGAAGGTGATGGCTCGGATGAGGAAGATAGCCAAGAAGGGTCAACAAGTGGTAGCGGTTCCCAGGAGGAGAGTGAATCCGAAGAAG GTGATGGCTCGGATGAGGAAGATAGCCAAGAAGGGTCAACTAGTGGTAGCGGTTCCCAGGAGGAGAGTGAATCCGAAGAAGGTGATGGCTCGGATGAGGAAGATAGCCAAGAAGGGTCAACTAGTGGTAGCGGTTCCCAGGAGGAGAGTGAATCCGAAGAAGGTGATGACTCGGATGAGGAAGATAGCCAAGAAGGGTCAACTAGTGGTAGCGGTTCCCAGGAGGAGAGTGAATCCGAAGAAGGTGATGGCTCGGATGAGGAAGATAGCCAAGAAGGGTCAACTAGTGGTAGCGGTTCCCAGGAGGAGAGTGAATCCGAAGAAGGTGATGGCTCGGATGAGGAAGATAGCCAAGAAGGGTCAACTAGTGGTAGCGGTTCCCAGGAGGAGAGTGAATCCGAAGAAG GTGATGGCTCGGATGAGGAAGATAGCCAAGAAAGGTCAACTAGTGGTAGCGGTTCCCAGGAGGAGAGTGAATACGAAGAAGGTGATGGCTCGGATGAGGAAGATAGCCAAGAAGGGTCAACTAGTGGCAGCGGTTCCCAGGAGGAGAGTGAATCCGAAGAAGGTGATGGCTCGGATGAGGACGATGACAGTGATTAA
- the LOC119390380 gene encoding uncharacterized protein DDB_G0290685 isoform X12: MTAIRPWLALLAVAVCISLTCAAPYWRIPSNREDLAKKSQPTNLHERLDADDASGENSDYLPRYESRQSVSSENNQKDGNDSVENRSLDEENSQEGLASGSGSQEESESEEGDGSDEEDSQEGSTSGSGSQEESESEEGDGSDEEDSQEGSTSGSGSQEESESEEGDGSDEEDSQEGSTSGSGSQEESESEEGDGSDEEDSQEGSTSGSGSQEESESEEGDGSDEEDSQERSTSGSGSQEESESEEGNGSDEEDSQEGSTSGSGSQEESESEEGDGSDEEDSQEGSTSGSGSQEESESEEGDDSDEEDSQEGSTSGSGSQEESESEEGDGSDEEDSQEGSTSGSGSQEESESEEGDGSDEEDSQEGSTSGSGSQEESESEEGDGSDEEDSQERSTSGSGSQEESESEEGDGSDEEDSQEGSTSGSGSQEESESEEGDGSDEEDSQEGSTSGSGSQEESESEEGDDSDEEDSQEGSTSGSGSQEESESEEGDGSDEEDSQEGSTSGSGSQEESESEEGDGSDEEDSQEGSTSGSGSQEESESEEGDGSDEEDSQERSTSGSGSQEESEYEEGDGSDEEDSQEGSTSGSGSQEESESEEGDGSDEDDDSD; encoded by the exons CCTTACATGCGCTGCACCATATTGGCGTATACCAAGCAATCGTGAAGACCTGGCGAAGAAGTCGCAGCCAACAAATCtgcatgaaagacttgacgcggATGACGCTTCGGGCGAAAACAGTGATTACTTGCCAAGGTATGAAAGCAGACAAAGTGTATCCAGCGAAAACAATCAGAAAGACGGGAATGACTCCGTAGAAAATCGGAGCTTGGATGAGGAAAATAGCCAAGAAGGGTTAGCTAGTGGAAGCGGTTCCCAGGAGGAGAGTGAATCCGAAGAAG GTGATGGCTCGGATGAGGAAGATAGCCAAGAAGGGTCAACTAGTGGTAGCGGTTCCCAGGAGGAGAGTGAATCCGAAGAAGGTGATGGCTCGGATGAGGAAGATAGCCAAGAAGGATCAACTAGTGGTAGCGGTTCCCAGGAGGAGAGTGAATCCGAAGAAG GTGATGGCTCGGATGAGGAAGATAGCCAAGAAGGGTCAACTAGTGGTAGCGGTTCCCAGGAGGAGAGTGAATCCGAAGAAGGTGATGGCTCGGATGAGGAAGATAGCCAAGAAGGGTCAACTAGTGGTAGCGGTTCCCAGGAGGAGAGTGAATCCGAAGAAG GTGATGGCTCGGATGAGGAAGATAGCCAAGAAAGGTCAACTAGTGGTAGTGGTTCCCAGGAGGAGAGTGAATCCGAAGAAGGTAATGGCTCGGATGAGGAAGATAGCCAAGAAGGGTCAACTAGTGGTAGCGGTTCCCAGGAGGAGAGTGAATCCGAAGAAGGTGATGGCTCGGATGAGGAAGATAGCCAAGAAGGATCAACTAGTGGTAGCGGTTCCCAGGAGGAGAGTGAATCCGAAGAAGGTGATGACTCGGATGAGGAAGATAGCCAAGAAGGGTCAACTAGTGGTAGCGGTTCCCAGGAGGAGAGTGAATCCGAAGAAG GTGATGGCTCGGATGAGGAAGATAGCCAAGAAGGGTCAACTAGTGGTAGCGGTTCCCAGGAGGAGAGTGAATCCGAAGAAG GTGATGGCTCAGATGAGGAAGATAGCCAGGAAGGGTCAACTAGTGGTAGCGGTTCCCAGGAGGAGAGTGAATCCGAAGAAG GTGATGGCTCGGATGAGGAAGACAGCCAAGAAAGATCAACTAGTGGTAGCGGTTCCCAGGAGGAGAGTGAATCCGAAGAAGGTGATGGCTCGGATGAGGAAGATAGCCAAGAAGGGTCAACAAGTGGTAGCGGTTCCCAGGAGGAGAGTGAATCCGAAGAAG GTGATGGCTCGGATGAGGAAGATAGCCAAGAAGGGTCAACTAGTGGTAGCGGTTCCCAGGAGGAGAGTGAATCCGAAGAAGGTGATGACTCGGATGAGGAAGATAGCCAAGAAGGGTCAACTAGTGGTAGCGGTTCCCAGGAGGAGAGTGAATCCGAAGAAGGTGATGGCTCGGATGAGGAAGATAGCCAAGAAGGGTCAACTAGTGGTAGCGGTTCCCAGGAGGAGAGTGAATCCGAAGAAGGTGATGGCTCGGATGAGGAAGATAGCCAAGAAGGGTCAACTAGTGGTAGCGGTTCCCAGGAGGAGAGTGAATCCGAAGAAG GTGATGGCTCGGATGAGGAAGATAGCCAAGAAAGGTCAACTAGTGGTAGCGGTTCCCAGGAGGAGAGTGAATACGAAGAAGGTGATGGCTCGGATGAGGAAGATAGCCAAGAAGGGTCAACTAGTGGCAGCGGTTCCCAGGAGGAGAGTGAATCCGAAGAAGGTGATGGCTCGGATGAGGACGATGACAGTGATTAA